A DNA window from Caldilineales bacterium contains the following coding sequences:
- a CDS encoding FG-GAP-like repeat-containing protein yields the protein MNTAFRRLATLLLLLFFCLGLGPGLPRSEAQAGPPPIAVQRTPLRPPAQACTGAFVSHELDHTTTVPGDTVDHFEANGAGVAVGDLDNDGDEDIVLGNHAGPNTILWNEGDLRFRSERMAHGDSRSVNLVDVDADGWLDIVFTRRTGGITFWRNTGGGHFQTQILPGIARPAYALAWGDLDGDGDLDLVTGSYDASLLDDLGNEFLTGGGAGVFTYQNQGGRFAGQLLKKPAQAMAIALFDIDGDGQRDIVVGNDFLVPDYAWLWAPTGWRETFFETMSHSTMSLDAGDIDNDGRFELFSTDMMPPIGQAEDPAAVAAWEPIMADMVDPLPGDPQIMANVLQAWSGVAGYQDAARPRGLAATGWTWSAKFGDLDQDGLLDLYAVNGMAESTMMAHLPNHELVEENQALRNIGDGYFRPAPSWQLGSTSGGRGMSMADLDGDGDLDIVVNNLRSPAQLFENRLCGGASLLVDLSWPGSANTHALGATVILKTSAGDFTRDVRSGSGYLSGDSPRLHFGLPAIARPQALEIHWPDGAVSTVTDLQPNTLVRVSRQQPQTTVPLPTEVGSLDADLRAIIAARGLTGDPSTGRDLPGIDSPLAQLGMKLFFSKALGGDFDSACVSCHHPLLGGGDGLPLSIGVGAPAPDLLGPGRAHPSGLFNVPRNAPSTFNIGLWERVLFHDGRIEKLGDAGIRTPDVVFGQADPAAGADMVAAQARFPVTSVEEMRGHSFERHRPNEFVRAHLIARLGNFGVGRGELADPGWTAEFQNAYGASPAVDIFVAYEGIAAAISAYERSQVFVNTPWKQYVQGDEAALAEGARRGALLFFRLPEEGGAGCAACHSGDFFTDEQFYTLAVPQIGMGKGDGRFGDDDFGRFRESGRPEDLYAFRTPTLLNVEVTGPYGHDGAYPTLEAIVRHHLNPAAAVAAYDPTLIDPQAKTEHMAENTSRALAKLAADRAAGRTPLRDLALSDRQIADLVEFLRALTDPCVKDPACLAPWIPGEREDVDGLQVRATIEAPEP from the coding sequence ATGAACACCGCCTTTCGCCGCCTGGCAACCTTGCTCCTTCTCCTCTTCTTCTGCCTGGGCCTGGGGCCAGGGCTGCCCCGATCAGAGGCCCAGGCCGGCCCGCCCCCCATCGCGGTGCAACGCACCCCCCTGCGCCCGCCCGCCCAAGCCTGCACCGGCGCCTTCGTCAGCCATGAACTCGACCACACCACCACCGTCCCCGGCGACACGGTCGATCACTTCGAGGCCAACGGCGCCGGTGTGGCGGTGGGGGATCTGGACAACGATGGCGATGAGGACATCGTCCTCGGCAATCACGCCGGGCCAAACACCATCCTGTGGAACGAGGGCGACCTTCGCTTCCGCAGCGAACGCATGGCTCACGGCGACTCGCGCAGCGTCAACCTGGTCGATGTCGATGCCGACGGATGGCTCGACATCGTCTTCACCCGGCGCACCGGCGGCATCACCTTCTGGCGCAACACCGGCGGCGGGCATTTCCAGACGCAAATCCTGCCCGGCATCGCCCGCCCCGCCTATGCCCTGGCCTGGGGCGACCTCGATGGCGACGGCGACCTCGACCTGGTCACCGGCTCCTACGATGCCAGCCTGCTCGACGACCTGGGCAACGAATTCCTCACCGGCGGCGGGGCGGGCGTATTCACCTACCAGAACCAGGGCGGGCGCTTCGCCGGCCAACTGCTGAAGAAGCCGGCGCAGGCCATGGCCATCGCCCTCTTCGACATCGACGGCGACGGCCAGCGCGACATCGTCGTCGGCAACGACTTCCTCGTGCCCGATTACGCCTGGCTGTGGGCGCCGACCGGCTGGCGGGAAACGTTCTTCGAGACCATGAGCCACAGCACCATGAGCCTCGACGCCGGCGACATCGACAACGACGGTCGCTTCGAGCTTTTCTCGACCGATATGATGCCGCCTATCGGTCAGGCCGAAGACCCCGCCGCCGTGGCTGCCTGGGAGCCGATCATGGCCGACATGGTCGATCCCCTGCCCGGCGACCCGCAAATCATGGCCAACGTGCTGCAAGCCTGGTCGGGGGTGGCAGGCTATCAGGATGCCGCCCGCCCGCGCGGGCTGGCTGCCACCGGCTGGACGTGGTCGGCCAAGTTCGGCGACCTCGACCAGGATGGCCTGCTCGACCTCTATGCCGTCAACGGCATGGCCGAATCGACCATGATGGCGCACCTGCCCAACCACGAACTGGTGGAGGAAAACCAGGCCCTGCGCAACATCGGCGACGGCTACTTCCGCCCGGCCCCCAGCTGGCAACTGGGGTCCACCTCAGGCGGCCGGGGCATGAGCATGGCCGATCTCGACGGCGATGGCGACCTCGATATCGTCGTCAACAACCTGCGCTCGCCAGCGCAACTGTTCGAGAACCGGCTGTGCGGCGGGGCCAGCCTGTTGGTCGATCTCTCCTGGCCAGGAAGCGCCAACACCCACGCCCTGGGCGCGACCGTCATCCTGAAAACCAGCGCCGGCGACTTCACCCGCGACGTGCGGTCGGGCAGCGGCTATCTCTCCGGCGATTCGCCCCGGCTGCACTTTGGTCTCCCCGCCATCGCCCGGCCACAGGCGCTGGAAATCCACTGGCCCGATGGCGCCGTCTCGACCGTGACCGATCTCCAGCCCAACACGCTCGTGCGGGTTAGCCGCCAGCAGCCGCAAACGACCGTTCCTCTGCCCACCGAGGTCGGCTCGCTCGATGCCGATCTGCGGGCCATCATCGCCGCCCGCGGGCTGACGGGCGACCCCAGCACCGGCCGAGATTTACCCGGCATCGACTCGCCGCTGGCGCAATTGGGGATGAAACTGTTCTTCAGCAAGGCCCTGGGCGGCGATTTCGACTCGGCCTGCGTCAGTTGCCATCACCCACTGTTGGGTGGCGGCGATGGTTTGCCGCTGTCGATCGGCGTCGGCGCCCCCGCCCCCGACCTGCTCGGCCCCGGACGAGCGCACCCCAGCGGCCTCTTCAACGTGCCCCGCAATGCCCCCTCCACCTTCAACATCGGCCTGTGGGAGCGGGTGCTCTTCCATGATGGCCGCATCGAAAAGCTGGGCGACGCCGGCATCCGCACGCCCGATGTGGTGTTCGGCCAGGCCGACCCGGCGGCGGGCGCCGACATGGTCGCCGCCCAGGCGCGCTTTCCGGTCACTTCGGTCGAGGAGATGCGCGGTCACAGCTTCGAGCGGCATCGACCCAACGAGTTTGTGCGGGCGCATCTCATCGCCCGGCTGGGCAATTTCGGGGTGGGACGAGGCGAGCTGGCTGACCCCGGCTGGACAGCCGAGTTCCAGAATGCCTATGGCGCCAGCCCAGCGGTCGATATCTTCGTTGCCTACGAGGGCATCGCCGCCGCCATCTCCGCTTACGAACGCTCGCAGGTGTTCGTGAACACGCCGTGGAAGCAGTATGTGCAGGGTGACGAGGCGGCGCTGGCTGAGGGCGCCAGGCGCGGGGCGCTGCTCTTCTTCCGTCTACCAGAAGAGGGCGGGGCCGGTTGCGCCGCCTGCCACAGCGGCGATTTCTTCACCGACGAGCAGTTCTACACGCTGGCCGTGCCACAGATCGGCATGGGCAAGGGCGATGGTCGCTTTGGCGACGACGATTTTGGGCGCTTTCGCGAGAGCGGCCGGCCCGAAGACCTCTATGCCTTCCGCACCCCCACGCTGCTCAATGTCGAGGTCACCGGGCCGTATGGCCACGATGGCGCTTACCCCACCCTCGAAGCCATTGTCCGCCACCACCTGAACCCGGCCGCCGCCGTCGCCGCCTACGACCCGACCCTGATCGACCCCCAGGCCAAGACCGAGCACATGGCCGAGAACACAAGCCGGGCGCTGGCCAAGCTGGCCGCCGACCGCGCCGCCGGACGCACGCCCCTGCGCGACCTGGCCCTGTCCGACCGCCAGATTGCCGACCTGGTCGAGTTCCTCCGGGCGCTGACCGACCCCTGCGTGAAGGATCCCGCCTGCCTGGCGCCGTGGATTCCGGGCGAGAGGGAGGATGTGGATGGGTTGCAGGTGCGGGCGACGATTGAAGCGCCCGAGCCGTAG